The proteins below are encoded in one region of Amycolatopsis magusensis:
- a CDS encoding DUF3500 domain-containing protein, translating into MNDTTSPPPQRRKALWVASALLAVGISLGGCAGAGTISATTSSDSAISTLISAESASSTTSETISNTAAAAQAFLATLSDEQRETVLYAYDDETKTTSWSNFPVTFVERAGLNLNDLTEEQQSAAMAVLEALLSDKGYETVTGIIGGDEFLLENSSSTEDSLGQYYIAFFGDPSGTSAFEVQFGGHHLGINATLDATTNAITFAPTHLGVQPAVYTNTNGEEVQPFSGIYETAFAFYDSLTDEQKAILYQSENVADMACAPGDTCDYPTGTGLSGADLTDEQKQLLLDVIANWVGLADENTTADALAKIETTLDDTYINWSGATVYDMTQGDGIYFQISGPNAYIEFAGQRGSAGADVDGVVTSGWGHVHTIYRDPANDYANSATQQEATGGMGNGVPPGGGTPPPGN; encoded by the coding sequence GTGAACGACACCACCTCCCCGCCTCCACAGCGCCGCAAGGCACTTTGGGTAGCCTCCGCATTGCTCGCCGTAGGAATCTCGCTCGGCGGATGCGCCGGCGCCGGTACGATCAGCGCGACCACGTCGAGCGATTCCGCCATCTCGACCCTCATCAGTGCGGAAAGCGCATCGAGTACCACGTCCGAGACCATCTCGAACACCGCGGCTGCTGCACAGGCATTTCTCGCGACGCTGTCCGACGAGCAGCGCGAAACCGTGCTTTACGCCTACGACGACGAGACCAAAACGACTTCGTGGTCGAACTTCCCCGTCACCTTCGTCGAGCGCGCCGGACTCAACCTCAACGACCTCACGGAAGAGCAGCAGTCCGCCGCGATGGCCGTCCTCGAAGCGCTCCTGAGCGATAAGGGCTATGAAACCGTCACCGGCATCATCGGCGGCGACGAATTCCTACTGGAGAACAGCTCCAGCACCGAGGACTCGCTGGGCCAGTACTACATCGCTTTCTTCGGCGACCCGTCCGGCACCAGCGCCTTCGAGGTGCAGTTCGGCGGCCACCACCTCGGCATCAACGCCACTCTCGACGCCACAACCAATGCCATCACGTTCGCCCCGACCCACCTGGGCGTGCAGCCCGCCGTCTACACGAACACCAACGGCGAAGAGGTGCAGCCGTTCTCCGGCATCTACGAAACCGCATTCGCCTTCTACGACAGCTTGACCGACGAACAGAAAGCAATCCTCTACCAGAGCGAGAACGTGGCAGACATGGCCTGCGCACCCGGCGACACCTGCGACTACCCCACCGGCACCGGCCTCTCCGGCGCTGATCTCACCGATGAGCAGAAGCAGCTCCTTCTCGACGTCATCGCCAACTGGGTCGGCCTCGCCGACGAGAACACCACCGCTGACGCCCTGGCCAAGATCGAGACCACCCTCGACGACACCTACATCAACTGGTCCGGTGCCACCGTCTACGACATGACCCAGGGCGACGGCATCTACTTCCAGATCTCCGGTCCGAACGCGTACATCGAATTCGCCGGCCAGCGCGGCTCGGCAGGCGCCGACGTCGACGGCGTCGTCACCTCCGGCTGGGGGCACGTCCACACCATCTACCGGGACCCCGCGAATGACTACGCGAACAGCGCGACACAGCAGGAAGCCACCGGCGGCATGGGTAACGGCGTACCGCCCGGAGGCGGAACCCCGCCCCCCGGCAACTGA
- a CDS encoding subtype B tannase, which translates to MKRRNVLKAAAVAPVALGVSGPAWAAPDPLAFDRDAYTVLTTTVPTAIGLKEVTYHFYRAVTYVTKPVDAKYQCLNVSVPVEIDGKPVDANGAPILFSNSVGGYLPSSVADAPGVGGPPRPGPPGGTRADNATLALAAGYVVVEPGARGRTLVDANGTFHGTAPAAIVDLKAAVRYVRYNKGRIPGNTERIVTTGVSAGGALSSLLGASGDSPHYATWLRELGAAQASDAVFASAAYCPIIDLEHADMAYEWNWGENPLSSGATVDPAVSRELRTAFTDYQASLRLKGKNGFGTLTAGNYGDYLTRTHLRPAATKYLRALAADDRTTYLAANPWLEWNADKADFTWADFLRHVGPRKKKAPAFDAFDLSSPENNLFGTGTTQARHFTRYSLRKSTGDDNARLDRDLPAKLGLMNPMHSLEQRLPGRARHWWIRVGTLDTDTSLTVVGNLASAAENLGDDVNAAMYWDAGHGANEDAAEFITWIGEITDYRG; encoded by the coding sequence ATGAAGCGTAGGAACGTGCTCAAAGCAGCTGCCGTGGCACCGGTGGCCCTCGGCGTCAGCGGGCCGGCCTGGGCGGCCCCGGATCCGCTGGCGTTCGACCGGGACGCCTACACCGTCCTGACCACGACCGTGCCCACCGCCATCGGCCTCAAGGAAGTGACCTACCACTTCTACCGAGCCGTCACCTACGTGACGAAGCCGGTGGACGCGAAGTACCAGTGCCTCAACGTCAGCGTTCCCGTGGAGATCGACGGCAAGCCGGTCGACGCGAACGGCGCGCCCATCCTGTTCAGCAACTCGGTCGGCGGCTACCTGCCGTCCTCGGTGGCCGACGCGCCCGGCGTCGGCGGCCCGCCTCGCCCCGGTCCACCGGGCGGCACCCGTGCCGACAACGCGACCCTGGCCCTGGCCGCCGGATACGTCGTCGTGGAGCCGGGAGCGCGGGGACGGACACTGGTCGACGCGAACGGCACGTTCCACGGAACGGCACCGGCCGCGATCGTGGACCTCAAAGCCGCGGTCCGCTACGTCCGCTACAACAAGGGCCGCATCCCCGGGAACACCGAGCGGATCGTCACCACGGGGGTCAGTGCCGGGGGCGCGTTGTCCTCCCTGCTCGGCGCTTCCGGCGACAGCCCCCACTACGCGACCTGGTTGCGGGAACTCGGTGCGGCACAAGCGAGTGACGCCGTCTTCGCCTCCGCCGCGTACTGCCCCATCATCGACCTCGAGCACGCGGACATGGCCTACGAGTGGAACTGGGGCGAAAACCCGCTCAGCTCCGGCGCCACCGTCGACCCGGCGGTCTCCCGCGAACTGCGCACCGCGTTCACGGACTACCAGGCTTCCCTCCGGCTGAAGGGGAAGAACGGCTTCGGCACCCTCACCGCGGGCAACTACGGCGACTACCTCACCAGAACCCATCTACGCCCGGCCGCCACCAAGTACCTCCGAGCCCTGGCCGCCGACGACCGCACCACCTATCTGGCCGCGAACCCGTGGCTCGAGTGGAACGCCGACAAGGCGGACTTCACCTGGGCGGACTTCCTGCGCCACGTCGGCCCGCGCAAGAAGAAGGCTCCGGCGTTCGACGCCTTCGACCTCTCCTCCCCCGAGAACAACCTGTTCGGCACCGGCACGACCCAAGCGCGGCACTTCACGCGGTACAGCCTGCGCAAGTCGACCGGCGACGACAACGCGCGACTCGACCGCGACCTGCCCGCGAAACTCGGCCTGATGAACCCGATGCACTCCCTCGAGCAACGCCTGCCCGGCCGGGCGAGGCACTGGTGGATTCGCGTCGGCACCTTGGACACCGATACCTCGCTCACCGTCGTGGGAAACCTCGCCTCAGCCGCGGAAAACCTCGGCGACGACGTCAACGCCGCGATGTACTGGGACGCGGGCCACGGGGCCAACGAGGACGCGGCCGAGTTCATCACCTGGATCGGCGAGATCACGGACTACCGCGGATAG
- a CDS encoding catechol 2,3-dioxygenase codes for MPEPSPRHEIAHLGHVELLTPEPEKSLDFFVRVLGLTENGSDGNSVYLRTWDDYEHHSLKLTAAKTSGVGRTALRASSEAALARRVEAIEDRGLGIGWIDGDTGIGPTYLFRDPDGHELELYWETEWYRPPEHLRPALKNQAQAYPARGVCVRRLDHVNYLAREAAINGGFVCDALGGRVTEQIVLDDGVVSGQWTHFAQKSYDLVYTNDRTGSRGRLHHIAFATDTREDILRAADIALENGVFIETGPHKHAIQQTFFLYVYEPGGNRIELCNPTARLIFAPDWQPITWTEAERAKGQAWGLKTIESFHTHGTPPIAAAPSKGQADEA; via the coding sequence ATGCCCGAACCCTCACCCCGTCACGAAATCGCACACCTCGGCCACGTCGAGCTGCTCACCCCCGAACCGGAGAAGAGCCTGGACTTCTTCGTCCGGGTGCTGGGCCTGACCGAGAACGGCTCCGACGGGAACTCGGTGTACCTGCGCACCTGGGACGACTACGAACACCACAGCCTCAAGCTCACCGCCGCGAAGACCTCCGGCGTGGGGCGCACGGCTCTGCGTGCCTCCAGCGAGGCGGCGCTCGCCAGGCGGGTCGAGGCGATCGAAGACCGCGGCCTCGGCATCGGCTGGATCGACGGCGACACCGGAATCGGCCCGACCTACCTGTTCCGGGACCCCGACGGCCACGAACTCGAGCTGTACTGGGAAACCGAGTGGTACCGGCCGCCGGAGCACCTGCGTCCCGCGTTGAAGAACCAGGCCCAGGCCTACCCCGCTCGCGGCGTCTGCGTGCGGCGCCTCGACCACGTCAACTACCTGGCGCGGGAAGCCGCCATTAACGGCGGCTTCGTCTGCGACGCCCTCGGTGGCCGGGTGACCGAGCAGATCGTGCTCGACGACGGGGTCGTCTCCGGTCAGTGGACCCACTTCGCGCAGAAGTCCTACGACCTGGTCTACACCAACGACCGGACCGGTTCCCGCGGGCGCCTGCACCACATCGCCTTCGCCACCGACACCCGCGAGGACATCCTGCGCGCCGCGGACATCGCGCTGGAGAACGGCGTGTTCATCGAAACCGGACCGCACAAGCACGCGATCCAGCAGACCTTCTTCCTCTACGTCTACGAACCCGGCGGCAACCGCATCGAACTGTGCAACCCCACCGCCCGGCTGATCTTCGCCCCGGACTGGCAGCCGATCACCTGGACCGAGGCGGAACGGGCCAAGGGGCAGGCGTGGGGGCTGAAGACCATCGAATCCTTCCACACCCACGGCACCCCGCCGATCGCCGCCGCCCCGTCGAAAGGACAGGCCGATGAAGCGTAG
- a CDS encoding FtsX-like permease family protein, whose product MLLVCRLAFADLRRRPVQASLFLFTVGIAATALAVGLSVADVTGLRYEQTRAATAGPDVVAQTEDDSPEALAALEKVARTPEVTVRSGPHVFLYASVTVHGQQARVVVEGRETTPSALDRPLVTAGSWLSEGEVVVERGFAEALGVRTGDRITVADRDFPVAGIAVTAAHSVYPGAGGTGPYGGPSDYSGLVWLSETDVRAVSSPQFAPAYTTHLRLADPADAPAFARSFDHDDAARLHLRAWQDISAQDARVFRDTEPALIVGGWLLAMSAVAGATVLAVTRAAAQTRRVGLLKAVGATPGVVTTVLLAEYLVLGLGAAGLGLAAGRLVTPVLAGPSASLLDADTPLSASTVLPVLALALLVALSSTAGPSVRAARTATVPALSTMSSTARPADHSPGLTSLAGRLPVPLLLGLRLVARRPRRAVLGAASIATSGVAIGAALAVRAQPVKGYDLGGITLTSLRGDQTDRTVLAVTAALLLLAVINTSVITWSTAQDARRSLAVARAFGATPGQVTGALTVAQLPAALGGAVTGVPLGAGLLWVFTAGPKTVAPPVWWLVTAAAGLALLVAVIATVPAVLDARRPVTPALQADTA is encoded by the coding sequence ATGCTGTTGGTGTGCCGGTTGGCCTTCGCCGACCTGCGCCGGCGCCCCGTGCAGGCGAGCCTCTTCCTGTTCACGGTCGGTATCGCCGCCACGGCTCTGGCGGTGGGCCTGTCCGTGGCCGACGTGACCGGCCTGCGTTACGAGCAGACCCGCGCGGCCACCGCCGGGCCGGATGTGGTGGCCCAGACCGAGGACGACAGCCCGGAGGCGCTGGCCGCCCTCGAGAAGGTGGCTCGAACACCGGAGGTGACCGTCCGAAGTGGACCCCACGTGTTCCTCTACGCGTCGGTGACGGTGCACGGTCAGCAGGCCCGGGTGGTGGTCGAGGGCCGCGAAACCACACCGTCCGCACTCGACCGTCCGCTGGTGACCGCGGGGAGTTGGCTGAGCGAGGGCGAGGTGGTGGTCGAACGGGGTTTCGCCGAGGCGCTCGGCGTGCGCACGGGCGACCGGATCACCGTGGCCGACCGGGATTTCCCGGTGGCCGGAATCGCCGTGACTGCCGCCCACAGCGTCTACCCGGGAGCCGGAGGCACCGGTCCTTACGGCGGGCCGAGTGACTACAGCGGCCTGGTGTGGTTGTCCGAAACCGACGTACGTGCGGTGTCCTCCCCGCAGTTCGCGCCCGCGTACACGACGCACCTGCGCTTGGCGGATCCCGCCGATGCACCGGCGTTCGCGCGTTCTTTCGACCACGACGACGCCGCGCGCCTGCACCTGCGGGCCTGGCAGGACATTTCCGCCCAAGACGCGCGGGTGTTCAGGGACACCGAGCCGGCGCTCATCGTCGGCGGCTGGCTGCTCGCGATGTCCGCGGTGGCCGGGGCGACTGTCCTGGCCGTGACACGGGCCGCCGCACAGACCCGCCGGGTCGGCCTGCTCAAGGCCGTCGGCGCCACACCCGGCGTGGTCACCACGGTGCTGCTCGCCGAATACCTGGTCCTCGGGCTGGGCGCGGCCGGGCTCGGGCTGGCTGCCGGCCGGCTCGTCACACCCGTACTGGCCGGTCCCAGCGCCAGCCTGCTGGACGCCGACACCCCGCTCAGCGCCAGCACCGTGCTGCCGGTACTGGCGCTGGCTTTGCTGGTCGCGTTGTCGAGCACGGCCGGACCGTCCGTGCGCGCGGCCCGCACCGCCACGGTCCCCGCCTTGTCCACAATGTCGTCGACCGCGCGCCCCGCCGACCATTCGCCCGGCCTCACCTCGCTGGCGGGGCGGCTGCCCGTGCCGCTGCTGCTCGGCCTGCGCCTGGTCGCGCGCCGGCCACGCCGGGCTGTTCTCGGCGCCGCCAGCATCGCCACCTCCGGCGTCGCGATCGGTGCCGCGCTAGCAGTGCGGGCACAACCGGTGAAGGGCTACGATCTGGGCGGGATTACCCTGACCAGTCTGCGCGGCGACCAGACGGACCGCACGGTACTGGCCGTCACCGCGGCGCTGCTCTTGCTGGCCGTGATCAACACGAGCGTCATCACCTGGTCCACGGCCCAGGACGCACGGCGGTCGCTGGCCGTGGCCAGGGCTTTCGGCGCCACCCCCGGCCAGGTCACCGGCGCGCTGACCGTCGCGCAACTCCCCGCCGCGCTGGGCGGGGCCGTCACCGGAGTGCCCCTCGGTGCCGGACTGCTCTGGGTGTTCACGGCCGGTCCCAAGACGGTCGCGCCACCGGTGTGGTGGCTGGTGACCGCGGCCGCCGGACTGGCGCTGCTGGTCGCCGTCATCGCCACCGTCCCCGCCGTCCTCGACGCACGCCGCCCGGTTACTCCGGCGCTCCAAGCCGACACCGCATGA
- a CDS encoding serine hydrolase domain-containing protein: MSTVSSRRSILGLLGAAPVAVAGLLATAGTGDAGEAGHRPPPDLLPGGRFDRFVADRAAAGEFSGTVLVAHQGKPVLTRSHGMADEARGVDNDTNTSFDLASMTKSFTAVAVARLVQEGKLSFHEPLGAYLGGFPTDVARVTVHQLLTHTSGVGRPGQTNQRPPGEEEWDSEDDIWQGMSAYLRTLPLRFTPGTQYSYSNDGYFVLGAIVAAASGQSYYDYVRQHVFTPAVLTDTDFYTRPTVVADRGIAHGYATQPSGERVDITNTPWLPYIGSPYHGAFSSAPDILRFAIALHDNRLLSPAFTRLVTSGKHALSPVDKPPVDGELQFYGYGHNEAITATRRVVGHSGSGPGRATNLDVFPDTGWVVVILSNRDTTIKPIVALSRQLATSR; the protein is encoded by the coding sequence GTGTCCACCGTTTCTTCACGACGATCGATTCTCGGTCTGCTCGGCGCCGCACCGGTCGCCGTAGCCGGCCTGCTCGCCACGGCCGGCACCGGCGACGCGGGGGAAGCGGGGCACCGGCCACCGCCTGACCTCCTGCCGGGCGGGCGCTTCGACCGGTTCGTCGCCGACCGCGCCGCCGCCGGCGAGTTCTCCGGCACCGTTCTGGTGGCCCACCAGGGCAAGCCGGTGCTGACGAGGTCCCACGGCATGGCTGACGAGGCCCGGGGCGTCGACAACGACACGAACACGAGCTTCGACCTCGCGTCCATGACGAAGTCGTTCACCGCGGTGGCCGTCGCACGGCTCGTACAGGAGGGCAAGCTTTCATTCCACGAACCACTCGGCGCCTACCTTGGCGGGTTCCCGACCGACGTCGCCAGGGTTACGGTGCACCAACTGCTCACCCACACCTCGGGCGTGGGCCGGCCGGGCCAGACCAACCAACGCCCGCCCGGCGAGGAGGAGTGGGACAGCGAGGACGACATCTGGCAAGGCATGTCGGCCTACCTGCGCACGCTGCCGCTGCGGTTCACCCCGGGCACCCAGTACAGCTACAGCAACGATGGCTACTTCGTCCTCGGCGCGATCGTCGCCGCGGCGTCGGGCCAGTCCTACTACGACTACGTGCGCCAGCACGTGTTCACCCCCGCCGTCCTCACCGACACCGACTTCTACACCAGGCCGACGGTGGTCGCGGACCGCGGCATCGCCCACGGCTACGCGACCCAGCCCTCCGGTGAGCGGGTGGACATCACGAATACACCCTGGCTCCCCTACATCGGAAGCCCGTACCACGGCGCGTTCTCCTCCGCGCCCGACATACTCCGCTTCGCGATCGCCTTGCACGACAACCGGTTGCTCAGCCCCGCATTCACCCGGCTCGTCACCAGCGGCAAGCACGCGCTCAGCCCGGTTGACAAGCCGCCCGTGGATGGCGAACTCCAGTTCTACGGCTACGGCCACAACGAGGCCATCACCGCGACCCGCCGCGTCGTCGGGCACTCCGGTAGCGGCCCCGGCCGGGCGACGAACCTGGACGTGTTCCCGGACACCGGTTGGGTAGTGGTGATTCTCAGCAACCGGGACACCACGATCAAGCCGATCGTGGCCCTGAGTCGACAACTGGCCACGTCGAGGTGA
- a CDS encoding response regulator transcription factor, with amino-acid sequence MRVLVIEDDVELAEAVGVGLRRERMAVDVVFDGATGLERAQVHDYDVIVLDRDLPGWHGDDVCAQLAADRHRGRVLMLTAAATIEDRVDGLALGADDYLPKPFAFAELVARLRALFRRAQPAVPPVLAYGGLVLDPARGVANRDGRSLDLGPKEFGVLELLLAAEGRLVPAEELLERVWDEMADPLTTVVKVTVSRLRRKLGEPPLIETVSQAGYRIGA; translated from the coding sequence ATGCGGGTGCTGGTGATCGAGGACGACGTCGAGCTCGCTGAAGCCGTCGGGGTCGGCCTGCGCCGGGAGCGGATGGCCGTCGACGTGGTGTTCGACGGGGCCACCGGACTCGAACGGGCGCAGGTGCACGACTACGACGTGATCGTGCTGGATCGCGATCTGCCGGGTTGGCACGGCGACGACGTGTGCGCGCAGCTGGCCGCCGACCGGCACCGCGGCCGGGTGCTCATGCTGACCGCAGCGGCCACGATCGAGGACCGGGTCGACGGGCTGGCGCTCGGTGCGGACGACTACCTGCCGAAGCCGTTCGCGTTCGCCGAGCTGGTCGCCCGCCTGCGTGCGCTGTTCCGGCGCGCCCAGCCTGCCGTCCCGCCGGTGCTGGCCTACGGCGGCTTGGTGCTCGACCCCGCGCGCGGGGTGGCCAACCGCGACGGCCGTTCGCTCGATCTCGGGCCCAAGGAGTTCGGTGTGCTCGAACTCCTGCTCGCGGCGGAGGGACGGCTCGTGCCGGCCGAGGAGCTGCTGGAGCGGGTGTGGGACGAGATGGCCGATCCGCTCACGACCGTGGTGAAGGTGACCGTCAGCAGGCTGCGCCGCAAGTTGGGCGAGCCACCGCTGATCGAGACCGTGTCCCAGGCCGGCTACCGGATCGGCGCATGA
- a CDS encoding sensor histidine kinase — translation MRTRGSTVRFRLTLLYSALFLVSGAVLLLIVYLLLAGGLPVVRIHGPGFVGDLGTICARRDGVPALGDELAACADQARTLLEAQRAGTLRQFLLQAGAALASMTIVSVGLGWLVAGRVLRPLRVITTAARRISASDLHQRLAMTGKRDELTELGDTFDELLGRLDAAFTAQRQFVANASHELRTPLARQRTVLEVALTDPAATVSGLQVVCRRVLAAGEQQERLIEALLTLARSERGLDRREPVDLRAIVDAVVSARDAAGRDVRVCLGPAIALGDARLVEQLVVNLVDNAIRHNVEGGSVEVRTRAGEGVATLTVANTGTAIPLDQIDQLFEPFTRLAGERTATGDGLGLGLPIVAAVVAAHNGHLDARPRPGGGLNVTVELSHATNS, via the coding sequence ATGAGGACGCGCGGGTCGACCGTGCGGTTCCGGCTCACGCTGCTCTACAGCGCACTTTTCCTGGTGTCCGGTGCCGTCCTGCTGCTCATCGTGTACCTGCTGCTGGCGGGCGGGTTACCGGTGGTGCGGATACACGGCCCTGGCTTCGTCGGCGACCTCGGCACGATCTGCGCCCGACGGGACGGTGTGCCCGCCCTCGGCGACGAGTTGGCCGCGTGCGCTGACCAGGCCAGGACGCTGCTGGAAGCGCAGCGTGCCGGGACACTGCGCCAGTTCCTCCTCCAGGCCGGGGCCGCGCTCGCGTCCATGACGATCGTCTCGGTCGGGCTCGGCTGGCTGGTGGCGGGGCGGGTGCTGCGGCCGCTGCGGGTGATCACCACGGCCGCGCGGCGCATTTCCGCGAGCGACCTGCACCAACGGCTCGCCATGACCGGCAAGCGGGACGAGCTGACCGAGCTGGGCGATACGTTCGACGAGCTGCTTGGCAGGCTTGACGCCGCGTTCACCGCGCAACGCCAGTTCGTGGCGAACGCGTCCCACGAGCTGCGCACGCCGCTGGCCAGGCAGCGGACCGTGCTCGAGGTGGCGCTCACTGACCCGGCGGCCACCGTTTCCGGGCTTCAGGTGGTCTGCCGACGCGTGCTGGCGGCCGGCGAGCAGCAGGAGCGGCTCATCGAGGCCCTGCTCACGCTGGCTCGCAGCGAACGCGGCCTCGACCGGCGCGAGCCGGTGGACCTCCGCGCGATCGTCGACGCCGTGGTCAGCGCGCGCGACGCCGCCGGTCGGGACGTGCGCGTGTGCCTTGGGCCCGCCATCGCCCTCGGCGACGCCCGGCTCGTCGAGCAGTTGGTGGTCAACCTGGTGGACAACGCGATCCGCCACAACGTCGAGGGAGGCTCGGTCGAGGTGCGGACGAGGGCCGGCGAGGGCGTGGCCACGCTGACGGTGGCCAACACGGGCACGGCGATCCCGCTTGATCAGATCGACCAGTTGTTCGAGCCGTTCACCCGGCTCGCGGGCGAACGCACCGCGACCGGCGACGGCCTCGGCCTGGGACTGCCGATCGTCGCGGCGGTTGTCGCCGCGCACAACGGTCACCTCGACGCCCGTCCACGGCCCGGTGGTGGTCTCAACGTAACGGTCGAACTCTCCCACGCCACCAACTCCTGA
- the dacB gene encoding D-alanyl-D-alanine carboxypeptidase/D-alanyl-D-alanine endopeptidase, translated as MLGVTPVAAAGLLSAGATAHANTPADTAGDTLAARIAEITGRPEFTGAHWGMRFQLAGADPVYSMNPTQQFVAGSAFKVFVAGSAFAALGADRRFLTTVHRTGPVDRGVLKGDLVLVAGGDLMLGPRIQPDGSLALPVPDHTYGNASEPVPGDPLRQLRQLARQVARRGVRHVEGRVLVDASLFRQGTAAIANGGITIPVSPMMINDNIIDVVVTPAGQLGAPGGLRISPDIAFLTVVNETTTVARPTRRLTFTEVSTAPDGSRTVRLTGDVGLGGMSVVAPYYLPDPVRFAEVAFSLALREAGVDVAEAPRTSGGRGWAQVAEYSSPPLTEQVKGMLKVSSNPHTAYWPYLVGAIAGRDPETPKATGERYQREIFEKAGVDPDEPVDEKYTADFFVQFLTYMARQRYFTTYRDAMPIMGRDGSIAHVLPDSPAAGRVFAKTGTASQGQVLNKALAGYVVLPDGRLVVFAQFMNKPVGSLAEAMSLQGVIETAQGEIAAAVYDSLTR; from the coding sequence ATGCTCGGTGTGACACCCGTCGCCGCGGCGGGCCTGCTGTCAGCCGGCGCGACGGCACACGCCAACACCCCCGCGGACACCGCCGGCGACACACTCGCGGCCAGGATCGCCGAGATCACCGGCCGGCCCGAGTTCACCGGCGCCCACTGGGGCATGCGGTTCCAGCTGGCCGGGGCCGACCCCGTCTACAGCATGAACCCGACACAACAGTTCGTCGCCGGCTCCGCGTTCAAGGTGTTCGTCGCCGGCTCTGCCTTCGCCGCGCTCGGCGCCGACCGCCGGTTCCTCACGACCGTCCACCGCACCGGCCCGGTGGACAGGGGCGTGCTGAAGGGGGACCTGGTGCTGGTGGCCGGTGGCGACCTGATGCTGGGACCGAGGATCCAGCCGGACGGCTCGCTGGCGCTGCCGGTGCCCGACCACACCTACGGCAACGCGAGCGAACCGGTGCCGGGAGACCCGCTGCGGCAATTGAGACAACTGGCCCGGCAGGTGGCCCGCCGCGGGGTCCGGCACGTCGAGGGCCGGGTGCTCGTGGACGCCTCGCTGTTCCGGCAGGGCACCGCGGCTATCGCGAACGGAGGCATCACCATTCCGGTCTCGCCCATGATGATCAACGACAACATCATCGACGTGGTGGTGACCCCGGCTGGACAGCTGGGCGCACCGGGCGGGCTGCGTATCTCGCCGGACATCGCGTTCTTGACCGTCGTCAACGAAACCACGACGGTCGCCAGGCCCACTCGGCGGTTGACGTTCACCGAGGTCTCGACGGCACCGGACGGCTCGCGCACCGTGCGGCTCACCGGCGACGTGGGGCTCGGCGGCATGTCGGTCGTGGCTCCGTACTACCTGCCCGATCCGGTCCGCTTCGCCGAGGTCGCCTTCAGCCTGGCGCTGCGCGAGGCAGGGGTCGACGTGGCGGAGGCACCGCGCACCTCGGGCGGCAGAGGTTGGGCACAGGTAGCCGAGTACTCCTCGCCGCCGCTGACCGAGCAGGTGAAGGGCATGCTCAAGGTCAGCTCCAACCCACACACCGCCTACTGGCCCTACCTTGTCGGCGCGATCGCCGGTCGTGACCCCGAGACCCCGAAGGCCACGGGTGAGCGGTACCAGCGGGAGATCTTCGAGAAGGCCGGCGTCGACCCGGACGAGCCGGTGGACGAGAAGTACACAGCGGACTTCTTCGTCCAGTTCCTCACCTACATGGCGCGGCAGCGGTATTTCACCACCTACCGCGATGCGATGCCGATCATGGGGCGGGACGGGTCGATCGCCCACGTCCTGCCCGACTCGCCCGCCGCCGGCCGGGTCTTCGCCAAGACCGGCACTGCCAGCCAGGGCCAGGTACTCAACAAAGCACTGGCCGGCTACGTCGTGCTGCCCGACGGCAGGTTGGTCGTGTTCGCACAGTTCATGAACAAGCCTGTCGGCTCCCTCGCCGAGGCGATGTCGTTGCAAGGCGTCATCGAGACCGCGCAGGGCGAGATCGCCGCAGCCGTCTACGACTCGCTCACCCGCTGA